From a single Ensifer adhaerens genomic region:
- a CDS encoding monosaccharide ABC transporter substrate-binding protein, CUT2 family: MKKIVFAALATAAAFWVVPASAADEIAVIVKTVNSNYWQNVQKGADAAIKKTNGKYTMTFQGPASESAIADEVNMVENAVNRKVAGIVLAPSDPDALVPAVKKAWEAHIPVVIIDSMLAKDSDKYYQAFLSTDNKKAGELAAQAMIDKVGKEGKIAVMSYVAGAGSEIGRVGGFVEYLKAHSKLQVVGPYYSQSQMATALNQTTDVLAANPDLKGIFGANEPTAIGMGRAIVQAGKAGKITAIGFDGNTDLQNFVKDGTLNAIVVQSSYQMGEKGIETLEKVLKKEKVEKFIDTGVVLVTKENIDKPEAKNVLY; encoded by the coding sequence ATGAAGAAGATAGTGTTCGCCGCTCTGGCAACCGCAGCAGCGTTCTGGGTCGTGCCGGCCAGCGCCGCCGATGAAATCGCCGTCATCGTCAAGACGGTGAATTCCAACTACTGGCAGAACGTCCAGAAGGGCGCAGACGCTGCGATCAAGAAGACGAACGGCAAATACACGATGACGTTCCAGGGCCCCGCATCGGAGTCGGCAATCGCTGACGAAGTGAACATGGTCGAGAACGCCGTGAACCGCAAGGTTGCCGGCATCGTGCTCGCGCCGTCCGACCCGGACGCTCTGGTTCCCGCCGTCAAGAAGGCCTGGGAAGCACATATCCCGGTCGTGATCATCGACTCCATGCTCGCCAAGGACTCCGACAAGTACTATCAGGCCTTCCTGTCGACGGACAACAAGAAGGCCGGTGAGCTTGCCGCGCAGGCGATGATCGACAAGGTCGGCAAGGAAGGCAAGATCGCCGTCATGTCCTACGTCGCAGGCGCCGGCTCCGAAATCGGCCGCGTCGGCGGCTTCGTCGAATATCTGAAGGCGCATTCCAAGCTTCAGGTCGTCGGCCCGTACTACTCGCAGTCCCAGATGGCGACGGCTCTGAACCAGACGACCGATGTGCTGGCCGCCAACCCGGACCTGAAGGGCATTTTCGGCGCCAATGAGCCGACCGCCATCGGCATGGGCCGCGCCATCGTGCAGGCCGGCAAGGCCGGCAAGATCACCGCCATCGGCTTCGACGGCAACACCGACCTGCAGAACTTCGTCAAGGACGGCACGCTAAATGCCATCGTTGTCCAGAGCTCCTACCAGATGGGCGAAAAGGGCATCGAAACGCTTGAGAAGGTCCTGAAAAAGGAAAAGGTCGAGAAGTTCATCGACACTGGCGTCGTGCTGGTCACCAAGGAAAACATCGACAAGCCGGAAGCCAAGAACGTTCTCTACTAA
- a CDS encoding D-threo-aldose 1-dehydrogenase has product MKASETRKLPRCDLSLSVIGLGCAQMGNLYRVTPYEEARGAFSAAWDAGIRYFDTAPYYGYTRSERRLGTMLTDLERQDYVVSTKVGRVMHPDDSVGAVSDGYAAPLPFRPVYDYTYDGVMRSFEDSRQRLGIYAPDILFIHDIGTVTHGEKNAHYWSQLTGGGFKALGELRDQGLVKAVGLGVNEFEAIRDAMQVFDIDVAMLAGRYTLLEQESLSFMDDCAAAGVAIVAAGVFNSGLLAGNRKFNYEDAPENVLAQVDRLDAVCREMNVSLQAAALQFPMAHKAVVSVVSGARNASQISSNVASFEEDIPVAFWAELRTRGLVGEGAPLPHEA; this is encoded by the coding sequence ATGAAAGCGTCCGAAACGCGCAAACTTCCCCGCTGCGACCTGAGCCTCTCCGTGATCGGTCTCGGCTGCGCCCAGATGGGAAATCTTTACCGGGTCACGCCGTATGAGGAGGCCAGAGGCGCATTTTCTGCCGCCTGGGACGCCGGCATTCGCTATTTCGATACCGCTCCCTATTACGGATATACTCGCTCCGAGCGCCGGCTCGGAACCATGCTGACTGATCTCGAGCGGCAGGACTACGTTGTGAGCACCAAGGTCGGACGCGTCATGCATCCGGATGACTCCGTGGGCGCCGTATCCGACGGCTATGCCGCGCCGCTCCCTTTCCGCCCGGTCTATGACTACACCTATGACGGCGTCATGCGCTCCTTCGAGGATAGCCGGCAGCGCCTGGGTATCTACGCGCCCGACATTCTGTTCATTCACGATATCGGCACAGTGACCCATGGCGAGAAGAACGCGCATTACTGGTCGCAACTGACCGGCGGCGGTTTCAAGGCGCTGGGCGAGTTACGCGATCAGGGACTGGTGAAGGCCGTGGGCCTGGGCGTCAACGAATTCGAAGCGATCCGCGATGCGATGCAGGTGTTCGACATCGACGTCGCGATGCTGGCCGGTCGCTACACGCTTCTGGAGCAGGAAAGCCTGTCCTTCATGGATGATTGCGCTGCAGCCGGCGTTGCCATCGTTGCCGCGGGCGTCTTCAATTCGGGTCTGCTCGCCGGAAACCGCAAGTTCAACTACGAAGATGCACCCGAGAATGTCCTGGCGCAGGTGGATCGGCTCGATGCCGTGTGCCGTGAGATGAATGTCAGCCTTCAGGCTGCGGCTCTTCAGTTCCCGATGGCCCACAAGGCGGTTGTCAGTGTTGTATCGGGGGCGCGCAACGCGTCCCAGATTTCCTCCAACGTCGCCTCGTTCGAAGAAGACATTCCTGTAGCCTTTTGGGCGGAATTGCGGACGCGCGGTCTGGTGGGCGAGGGCGCGCCCCTCCCGCATGAGGCCTGA
- a CDS encoding L-fuconolactonase has product MRIDSHQHFWLMERRQGQWPPPELAAIRYDFLPPELEPQLKAAGVDGTVVVQSLAETDDTLFLLDLASKNDFILGVVGWVDMKAANAPDMIAALAKHEKLKGVRPMLQGIEDTDWIDDPALAPAVAAMIEHDLAFDGLILPRHMAPLRRFAERFPDLRIVVDHGGKPLIAEGKYVAWRHDLSALARLPNVSCKLSGLLVEAGEQRPEAVRPYAETMLELFGEKRTIWGSDWPVVKLVTDYRTWLDQCLDIVPDEFHDAVFGGNAIDFYRLKPGR; this is encoded by the coding sequence ATGCGGATCGATTCACACCAGCATTTCTGGCTGATGGAGCGCCGGCAGGGACAATGGCCGCCGCCGGAACTGGCCGCCATCCGCTACGACTTCCTGCCGCCGGAGCTTGAGCCGCAGCTGAAAGCGGCGGGTGTGGACGGCACGGTCGTGGTCCAGTCACTCGCGGAGACGGACGACACACTCTTCCTGCTCGATCTGGCCTCGAAGAATGACTTCATTCTCGGCGTCGTCGGCTGGGTGGATATGAAGGCGGCGAATGCGCCGGATATGATCGCAGCACTTGCCAAGCATGAGAAGCTTAAAGGCGTCCGGCCGATGCTGCAGGGCATCGAAGATACCGACTGGATCGACGACCCCGCGCTTGCGCCGGCGGTCGCGGCCATGATCGAACACGATCTTGCCTTCGACGGTTTGATCCTGCCCCGCCATATGGCGCCATTGAGACGCTTTGCCGAACGCTTTCCGGATCTGCGGATCGTGGTCGATCACGGCGGAAAGCCTCTCATAGCCGAAGGGAAATACGTCGCGTGGCGGCATGACCTCTCAGCACTCGCCCGCCTGCCTAACGTGTCCTGCAAGCTTTCCGGTCTTCTCGTCGAGGCCGGTGAACAGCGGCCTGAGGCGGTGCGCCCCTATGCCGAAACGATGCTCGAACTCTTCGGCGAAAAGCGGACGATCTGGGGCAGCGACTGGCCGGTCGTCAAGCTCGTGACCGATTACCGGACATGGCTCGACCAGTGCCTCGACATCGTCCCCGATGAATTTCATGACGCAGTCTTTGGCGGCAATGCCATCGACTTCTACCGTCTCAAGCCGGGTCGTTGA
- a CDS encoding tagaturonate reductase, with translation MQSTSQDRGENPILQFGTSRFLLAHADLFISQALGRGEALGKVTLVQTTGSGESAKRVAALASGASYPIRVRGLADGKVVDEELQGNAIGKALFAGRDWPAVRQAGLAARVILSNTGDRGFVLDPSDTRESIADRSVAPRSFPAKIAALLLERSEATPQRPVSLFPCELIEKNGERLRDLVTGLGRDWGFPESYFSYLDTHCRFANSLVDRIVSEPIDPVGAVAEPYALWAIGEQDGLVLPCKHPAIVVTSDLQRYETLKLHILNLGHTFLADRWRKEGSSAAETVRDILGDPAVRADLEAVWREEVFPVMAARGLGDEAVAYAAQVLDRFLNPFLVHRLSDIANNHLEKINRRIRPMVEAGRSLDLTQPHLAAMLEETA, from the coding sequence ATGCAGTCCACCTCTCAAGACCGCGGCGAAAATCCGATCCTGCAATTTGGTACCAGCCGGTTTCTGCTGGCGCATGCCGACCTTTTCATCTCGCAGGCGCTGGGTCGCGGCGAGGCGCTTGGCAAGGTGACGCTGGTTCAGACGACCGGCAGCGGGGAAAGCGCAAAGCGCGTGGCGGCGCTGGCGTCCGGAGCCTCCTACCCCATACGCGTGCGCGGCCTTGCCGATGGGAAGGTCGTGGATGAAGAGTTGCAAGGCAATGCCATCGGCAAGGCACTGTTTGCGGGGCGCGATTGGCCGGCGGTACGCCAGGCTGGACTGGCAGCCCGAGTCATCCTGTCGAATACCGGCGATCGGGGCTTCGTTCTCGACCCTTCGGACACGCGCGAGAGCATTGCCGACCGGTCCGTTGCGCCGCGCAGTTTCCCAGCCAAGATCGCCGCCCTTCTGCTTGAGCGTTCGGAAGCCACACCGCAGCGACCGGTGTCGCTCTTTCCTTGCGAACTCATCGAGAAGAACGGTGAGCGGCTACGGGACCTTGTCACCGGACTGGGTCGCGACTGGGGCTTTCCGGAAAGCTACTTCTCCTATCTCGACACGCATTGCCGCTTCGCCAACAGCCTGGTCGACCGGATCGTGTCCGAACCGATCGACCCGGTCGGCGCGGTCGCCGAACCCTATGCGCTCTGGGCGATCGGCGAGCAGGACGGTCTGGTCCTGCCCTGCAAGCATCCCGCGATCGTCGTGACATCCGATCTGCAGCGCTATGAAACGCTGAAGCTCCACATCCTCAACCTCGGCCACACATTCCTGGCGGACCGGTGGCGCAAAGAGGGGAGTTCGGCCGCGGAGACCGTGCGGGACATCCTGGGCGATCCCGCAGTCCGCGCCGATCTCGAGGCGGTGTGGCGCGAGGAAGTTTTCCCGGTGATGGCCGCACGCGGCCTCGGGGACGAGGCGGTGGCCTATGCCGCCCAGGTTCTGGATCGCTTCCTCAATCCCTTTCTGGTGCACAGGCTGTCGGACATCGCGAACAATCACCTTGAAAAGATCAACCGCCGCATCCGGCCCATGGTCGAGGCAGGCCGATCGCTCGACCTGACCCAGCCGCACCTTGCGGCCATGCTGGAAGAGACGGCTTAA
- a CDS encoding 2-desacetyl-2-hydroxyethyl bacteriochlorophyllide A dehydrogenase, with protein MRKALAIEAENSARFRTVESQPVGAGEVRVDVRHVGLCGSDLNTYRGLNPLVALPRIPGHEIGGEILEVAADVDPTLKVGARVIVMPYTNCGTCSSCRKGRLNACRYNRTLGVQQDGGLADDIVLPAEKLILNETLPAQRLALVEPLSVGFHAVARGRIEKGDKVAVIGCGMIGMGALIGAVAKGAEVLAIDMSEHKLEIARRFGASVTVNGRSVDVAARVAEWTNGDGVDVAVEAVGLPDTFVQAIDLACFAGRVVYIGYSKAPVTYDTKFFNLKELDIMGSRNATMDDFKAVIAHLETIGETADLLISKVFAFDEAESAFPYWRGNPDALKIIIERS; from the coding sequence ATGAGAAAAGCGCTCGCCATTGAGGCCGAAAACTCCGCCCGTTTCCGCACGGTCGAAAGCCAGCCCGTGGGGGCCGGGGAGGTGCGCGTCGACGTGCGCCATGTCGGGCTCTGCGGCAGCGACCTCAATACCTATCGCGGCCTCAATCCGCTGGTTGCACTGCCGCGCATCCCCGGCCATGAGATCGGCGGAGAAATCCTCGAAGTCGCCGCGGACGTCGACCCGACGTTGAAGGTAGGCGCGCGCGTGATCGTCATGCCCTATACCAATTGTGGAACCTGCAGTTCCTGCCGCAAGGGCCGCCTTAATGCCTGCCGCTACAATCGCACGCTCGGCGTCCAGCAGGATGGCGGTCTGGCAGACGATATCGTTCTGCCGGCGGAGAAGCTGATCCTCAACGAGACGCTGCCTGCGCAGCGTCTTGCGCTGGTCGAGCCGCTCTCGGTCGGCTTCCATGCCGTGGCGCGCGGCCGGATCGAAAAGGGTGACAAGGTCGCCGTTATCGGATGCGGCATGATCGGCATGGGCGCGCTGATCGGCGCGGTGGCCAAGGGTGCAGAGGTGCTTGCCATCGACATGAGCGAGCACAAGCTTGAGATTGCCCGCCGCTTCGGCGCTAGCGTTACGGTGAACGGCCGTAGCGTGGACGTGGCAGCGCGCGTGGCCGAATGGACGAATGGCGATGGCGTCGATGTCGCCGTGGAGGCCGTCGGGCTGCCAGACACGTTCGTCCAGGCCATCGATCTTGCCTGCTTTGCCGGTCGCGTGGTCTATATCGGCTATTCGAAGGCGCCGGTGACCTACGACACCAAGTTCTTCAATCTGAAGGAACTGGACATCATGGGCTCGCGCAACGCGACGATGGATGACTTCAAGGCGGTCATCGCGCATCTGGAGACGATCGGTGAAACCGCCGATCTGCTGATCTCGAAAGTCTTTGCCTTCGATGAAGCGGAGTCAGCCTTCCCCTATTGGCGCGGGAACCCCGATGCGCTGAAGATCATCATCGAGAGGTCCTGA
- a CDS encoding DNA-binding transcriptional regulator, MarR family, with protein sequence MTEHNTQFDLEQFLPYLLNQAAEATSQSFQAVYRDLHGMTRTQWRVMANLGKFGTMTARDICVITHVEKTKVSRAVTALESAGFLLRTPSEDDRRAEFLSLTERGLSVFHDLGSRAKIYDRQLRDALGEDIARQLVKALEFLKRRGP encoded by the coding sequence ATGACTGAGCACAACACCCAGTTCGACCTCGAACAATTTCTTCCCTACCTCCTGAATCAGGCGGCAGAGGCAACCTCGCAATCCTTCCAGGCCGTTTATCGCGACCTGCACGGGATGACACGGACCCAGTGGCGCGTGATGGCCAATCTCGGCAAATTCGGCACCATGACCGCAAGGGACATCTGCGTGATCACGCATGTCGAAAAGACAAAGGTCAGCCGTGCAGTCACGGCACTGGAAAGTGCGGGCTTCCTCCTGCGCACGCCCAGTGAAGACGACCGGCGGGCGGAATTTCTCAGCCTGACGGAGCGCGGACTTTCGGTCTTTCACGATCTCGGCAGTCGCGCCAAGATATATGACCGACAATTGCGAGACGCTCTTGGCGAAGACATCGCACGTCAACTGGTCAAGGCACTGGAATTCCTCAAGCGTCGCGGGCCGTGA
- a CDS encoding maleylacetoacetate isomerase, protein METTLHDYWRSSASYRVRIGLNLLGLPYGSDPINLVDGVQRTPSYLARNPQGLVPTLEIDGEALTQSLAILEYLDETRTAGWLPKAPVARARVRALAYAIAMEIHPVCNMRVARYAVSLGGTTMEDWMKHFIADGLADFEALLAQGSQGNYCHGNTISLADICLVPQVYNARRWGVDMARFPRTGAIASHLESIKAFAEAHPDKVRAT, encoded by the coding sequence ATGGAAACCACCCTTCACGACTACTGGCGGTCGTCCGCATCCTACCGGGTCCGGATCGGGCTGAACCTGCTCGGCCTGCCCTATGGCAGCGACCCAATCAATCTCGTTGATGGCGTCCAACGCACCCCATCCTATCTCGCCCGAAACCCGCAGGGCCTGGTCCCGACCCTCGAAATCGATGGCGAAGCGCTCACGCAGTCGCTGGCGATCCTCGAATATCTGGATGAAACACGAACCGCGGGATGGCTCCCCAAAGCCCCCGTGGCACGAGCGCGCGTACGGGCGCTGGCTTACGCGATAGCCATGGAAATCCATCCAGTCTGCAACATGCGGGTCGCACGCTACGCGGTCTCCCTGGGCGGCACGACGATGGAGGACTGGATGAAGCATTTCATCGCTGATGGCCTCGCCGACTTCGAAGCCCTGCTCGCGCAAGGGTCACAGGGAAATTATTGCCACGGCAATACCATCAGCCTTGCCGACATCTGCCTTGTCCCGCAGGTTTACAACGCGCGGCGCTGGGGTGTGGACATGGCGCGATTTCCCAGAACCGGCGCTATCGCATCGCACCTGGAATCGATAAAGGCCTTCGCCGAAGCACATCCCGACAAGGTTCGGGCCACCTAG
- a CDS encoding agmatinase: MPDAANSDDFGGLDIALLGVPMDLGVTNRNGTRFDPRAVRTIERIGPYDHVLKVSPLTQAKIADIGDVPLQSRFDLTLCHADIEAFYRRVVAAGVRPLSVGGDHSITSSILKAVGAKEPVGLIHIDAHCDTSGPYEGTKFTHGGPFRLAVLDGVLDPRRTIQIGIRGPAEYLWEFSYESGMTVVHAEKINEDSLPQIIAKAREIVGGGPTYVSFDIDSVDPGFAPGTGTPDVGGLLPREVLQILRGLDGLNIVGGDVVEVAPQYDPTTNTAQIAAQVLHTILCLMVNSPRPCS, encoded by the coding sequence ATGCCCGATGCGGCAAATTCCGATGACTTTGGAGGTCTCGATATCGCACTGCTCGGCGTTCCGATGGATCTCGGCGTCACCAATCGCAATGGCACCCGCTTCGACCCGCGCGCCGTGCGCACCATCGAGCGCATCGGACCCTATGACCATGTTCTCAAGGTCTCGCCGCTGACACAGGCCAAGATCGCCGATATCGGCGACGTGCCGCTGCAGAGCCGTTTCGATCTCACCCTATGCCACGCCGATATCGAGGCCTTCTATCGTCGTGTCGTTGCAGCGGGTGTGCGTCCACTCAGCGTCGGCGGCGACCATTCGATCACGTCGTCGATCCTCAAGGCTGTCGGCGCGAAGGAGCCGGTGGGCCTCATCCATATCGATGCACATTGCGACACATCCGGCCCCTATGAAGGAACAAAGTTCACACATGGCGGTCCGTTCCGCCTCGCCGTTCTCGACGGCGTCCTTGATCCGCGCCGCACGATCCAGATCGGCATTCGCGGTCCGGCCGAGTATCTCTGGGAATTCTCCTATGAAAGCGGGATGACCGTGGTCCATGCCGAGAAGATCAACGAGGATTCCCTGCCGCAGATCATCGCGAAGGCGCGCGAGATCGTCGGCGGCGGCCCGACCTATGTATCCTTCGACATCGACAGCGTCGATCCGGGTTTTGCTCCGGGCACCGGCACGCCGGACGTGGGCGGCCTGCTTCCCCGCGAAGTCCTGCAGATCCTGCGCGGTCTCGATGGTCTCAACATCGTCGGTGGCGACGTGGTCGAAGTCGCCCCGCAATACGACCCGACGACCAATACCGCCCAGATCGCCGCACAGGTGCTCCACACGATCCTCTGCCTGATGGTCAATTCGCCTAGACCGTGCAGTTGA
- a CDS encoding Pimeloyl-ACP methyl ester carboxylesterase → MLDFVLIPGLGSDAAVWSRTIDALGDDARCTVGDTLQDDSLSAMAHRILASAPESFVLAGVSMGGMVALEIMRLASDRVMGLAIVDSNAFPDTPEQADQRRRTVAALRAGVDLRAAGQAGLGRLVHPDAEEDVRSEIVDMGVRVGADIYARQIEAVLHRDDQRPVLSIINVPTMVISGADDAMIPVACAKAIHAAIDGSVLRVIPNCGHLPPIEKPKETAGLLRELMAHTSVA, encoded by the coding sequence ATGCTTGATTTTGTTCTCATTCCCGGTCTTGGCAGCGATGCGGCAGTGTGGTCGCGCACGATCGATGCGCTCGGCGATGATGCGCGTTGCACGGTCGGCGACACATTGCAGGACGATAGCCTGTCTGCGATGGCGCATCGCATTCTGGCCTCAGCACCCGAGAGTTTCGTCCTTGCGGGCGTGTCGATGGGTGGAATGGTGGCGCTTGAAATCATGCGCCTGGCATCCGATCGCGTGATGGGATTGGCGATCGTCGACAGCAACGCCTTTCCTGACACGCCCGAACAAGCCGATCAGCGTCGACGCACTGTCGCCGCGCTCCGGGCGGGTGTGGATCTTCGCGCGGCCGGCCAGGCAGGCCTTGGCCGGTTGGTTCATCCCGATGCCGAGGAAGACGTCAGAAGCGAGATCGTGGACATGGGTGTTCGCGTCGGCGCCGATATCTATGCTCGACAAATCGAAGCGGTATTACACCGTGACGATCAGCGCCCTGTGCTTTCCATCATCAACGTTCCAACCATGGTCATATCCGGTGCCGATGACGCGATGATCCCGGTTGCGTGTGCAAAAGCGATCCACGCGGCGATCGACGGTTCGGTCTTGAGGGTGATCCCGAATTGCGGCCATTTGCCTCCGATTGAGAAACCGAAGGAGACCGCGGGTCTGCTGCGCGAGCTTATGGCGCACACGTCCGTTGCCTAG
- a CDS encoding DNA-binding transcriptional regulator, MerR family, giving the protein MRIGEFARETGVSASAIRFYEKRGLLPPSKRQANGYRDYDADDVRLIRLIEQSRALGFSLKDTAKFMRRPQEERRDKRRLIPILAEKLALLDRHLEEVHQRRAAIVAFMNLINVSKPK; this is encoded by the coding sequence ATGCGGATCGGTGAATTTGCGCGTGAAACGGGCGTGAGCGCGTCTGCCATACGCTTCTATGAGAAGCGTGGTTTGTTGCCGCCCTCGAAACGCCAGGCGAACGGTTACCGTGACTACGATGCGGATGACGTGCGGCTTATTCGCTTGATCGAGCAATCGCGCGCGCTGGGTTTTTCTCTCAAGGACACGGCGAAATTCATGCGCCGTCCGCAGGAGGAGCGCCGCGACAAGCGCCGGCTGATACCAATCCTTGCTGAAAAGCTTGCATTGCTCGACCGGCATCTTGAAGAGGTTCATCAGCGGCGAGCCGCTATCGTGGCGTTCATGAACCTGATCAATGTGTCAAAGCCTAAGTGA
- a CDS encoding Predicted oxidoreductase: protein MAQTPNPTPPGGLHHFAGHTVARVGFGAMQLRNSAGDRQAAIALVKRALELGVNHIDTAEFYGNGFVNHLLRDALQSEDDVVVATKIGADPNPGGGSPIKLAQRPEQLRASVESSLRSLGLEQLPLLNLRRADTGPHVAKGDQLVDIDDQIATLVALREEGKIAAFGLSAVGLDTVRRVSSAGIACVQNAYSLVDRQFDDLLTFCTDNAIAWVPFFPLGGAAAGMAKVTEQPEVIAVADRLGATPSQVGLAWLLKKSENILLIPGTRNVSHLEENCAAGSVSLDDKAMLELDAIVPEVRTDH, encoded by the coding sequence ATGGCACAGACCCCTAACCCGACGCCCCCTGGTGGGCTCCATCATTTCGCGGGGCATACCGTCGCGCGTGTCGGGTTCGGCGCGATGCAGCTTCGCAACAGTGCTGGCGACCGCCAAGCTGCAATTGCGCTTGTCAAACGGGCTCTCGAGCTCGGCGTCAATCATATTGATACCGCCGAGTTTTACGGAAACGGTTTCGTCAATCACCTGCTGCGGGATGCGCTTCAGTCAGAAGACGATGTCGTCGTGGCGACAAAGATCGGCGCAGACCCCAATCCGGGCGGGGGATCTCCGATAAAGCTCGCTCAACGACCCGAACAATTACGCGCGAGCGTTGAGAGCAGCCTGAGAAGCCTCGGTCTGGAGCAACTCCCGCTGCTCAATCTGCGTCGTGCCGATACCGGACCGCATGTCGCGAAAGGCGATCAGCTCGTCGACATTGACGATCAGATCGCAACGTTGGTGGCGTTGCGTGAAGAAGGCAAGATCGCCGCTTTCGGCCTGAGTGCCGTAGGATTGGATACGGTGCGTCGGGTCTCGTCGGCAGGTATCGCCTGCGTTCAAAATGCCTACAGCCTCGTGGACAGGCAATTTGACGATCTCCTGACATTCTGTACGGACAACGCGATCGCCTGGGTTCCGTTTTTTCCCTTGGGCGGCGCGGCGGCAGGCATGGCGAAAGTGACCGAACAGCCCGAGGTCATTGCCGTCGCAGATCGATTGGGCGCGACGCCGTCGCAGGTCGGTTTGGCTTGGCTTTTGAAGAAATCTGAAAATATACTGCTCATTCCGGGAACGCGGAACGTTTCCCATCTCGAGGAAAACTGCGCTGCAGGGTCAGTGTCGCTGGACGACAAGGCAATGCTTGAACTTGATGCGATCGTGCCCGAAGTTCGGACAGATCATTAG
- a CDS encoding transcriptional regulator, TetR family, whose amino-acid sequence MSKQLRPRADATRNEARLISAAREAFLSGEDKVSLERIAEIAGVGIGTLYRHFPSRAHLVEAVYRFELDHLMSGVPDLLGKSSAFEALQIWLSRYSELILAKRAMYDALRDALTSRHASTSATWRRIDETLAVFISAGSVDGSIRDDVRSDDLTAALSGVVAAATFSDDREQLRRLLTIVATGVRPFADENEIG is encoded by the coding sequence TTGTCAAAACAATTGCGCCCCCGGGCCGATGCCACGCGTAACGAGGCGCGGCTTATTTCTGCCGCTCGCGAAGCGTTCCTCTCCGGGGAGGACAAGGTCTCGTTGGAACGGATCGCGGAAATCGCCGGTGTCGGTATCGGCACCCTTTATCGGCATTTCCCGAGCCGTGCTCATCTGGTCGAGGCGGTCTATCGCTTCGAACTCGACCACCTTATGTCGGGCGTCCCTGATCTTCTCGGCAAGAGCAGTGCCTTTGAGGCGCTACAAATCTGGCTGTCGCGATACAGCGAGCTGATCTTGGCCAAGCGCGCAATGTATGATGCCCTTCGCGACGCGTTGACGTCGCGCCACGCCTCGACCTCGGCAACCTGGAGGCGCATCGATGAAACCCTCGCCGTCTTTATCTCCGCGGGGTCAGTTGACGGTTCCATTCGCGACGATGTCCGCTCGGACGATCTTACCGCCGCCCTTTCTGGCGTTGTCGCAGCAGCGACTTTTTCCGATGACCGGGAGCAGTTGCGCAGACTGTTGACGATCGTGGCAACGGGGGTCCGTCCGTTTGCCGATGAGAATGAAATTGGATAG
- a CDS encoding transcriptional regulator, LysR family — MKEQIGFERLTGLIAFARAGSLGSYTAAARSLSVSPSAVSKSIQRLERQLGVSLFSRTTRSLTLTNEGRDLHERALKLLRDAEEIEQAAKAARSEPAGTLRIAASLPIGLHVIAPLLPAFRAGHQKVTLDLRLSDHRVDLIEEGIDIAVRIGDLPDSRLLSRKLSPHRLCCYAAPDYLAARDSPTHPDQLQAHETVNLRYQSSGQLFRWPFQVGDREIEIVPPAAITVDASEAVLSTIAAGAGIGMATSFMATPWVRRGELVPVLADFAVERHNITVVWPESRRTNPAVRAFLGMLTEAM; from the coding sequence ATGAAGGAACAAATTGGATTCGAAAGACTGACAGGCCTCATCGCCTTTGCCCGCGCCGGGTCTCTTGGGAGCTACACGGCTGCCGCGCGCTCGCTTTCCGTTTCGCCCTCGGCGGTCAGCAAGAGTATCCAGCGTCTGGAACGCCAGTTGGGCGTTTCCCTCTTCTCCCGTACGACGCGCTCGCTCACGCTCACCAATGAGGGCCGCGATCTGCACGAGCGCGCGCTGAAACTGCTGCGGGATGCCGAGGAGATCGAACAGGCTGCCAAGGCTGCCCGGTCGGAGCCCGCCGGCACCTTGCGCATTGCGGCCTCCCTTCCGATCGGGCTGCATGTCATCGCCCCCTTGCTGCCGGCCTTTCGCGCAGGCCACCAGAAGGTCACGCTCGACCTTCGGCTGAGCGATCACAGGGTGGACCTGATCGAGGAGGGAATCGATATTGCCGTTCGCATCGGTGATCTTCCGGACTCGCGCCTCCTGTCACGGAAACTCTCGCCGCACCGGCTCTGCTGTTATGCCGCGCCAGACTATCTGGCCGCTCGAGATAGCCCCACCCATCCGGATCAACTTCAGGCCCACGAGACCGTGAACCTGCGCTATCAGAGCAGCGGGCAATTGTTCCGCTGGCCATTCCAGGTCGGAGATCGCGAGATCGAGATCGTGCCGCCAGCGGCGATCACCGTTGATGCGAGCGAGGCCGTGCTCTCGACGATCGCGGCGGGAGCCGGCATAGGCATGGCCACCAGCTTCATGGCGACACCCTGGGTCAGGCGCGGCGAATTGGTTCCTGTTCTCGCCGATTTCGCGGTCGAGCGACACAATATCACGGTTGTCTGGCCGGAAAGCCGCCGGACCAACCCGGCCGTGCGCGCGTTTTTGGGAATGTTGACAGAGGCAATGTGA